A window of the Euzebya pacifica genome harbors these coding sequences:
- a CDS encoding serine/threonine-protein kinase: MTDIPYSPDEPDPDWVRFAMPDDFVDAVRVGRGGFGYVFRARELSLSRVVAIKVLNQPSSTEKADQKFTRELQAMGTLAGHPHIITVYTWGKTSGGYPYIVMAYMPGGSLKDLVDNQGVMAWPDAFAAGIKVAGALETAHRAGILHRDIKPENILLNGFGEPSLGDFGIARITGGTETATGSITGSLSHVAPEVLEGNRPTASADVYSMASTLYALVQGRPAFASEGDETLTPMLARILLNPMPPVTAQEVPPDVVALIDQGLAKKPEDRYPSVEAFGNAMADVLSAHGMSAPGMLIRGDADDEVSASGAKTGEFTAPGVRVGDLPTVDRQPPVQASGSTTGEGLVVGAAAAAAGAPPTHRVSESILPPTAPPVPPADDSSRRGLFIGIAAVLAAAVIGIVGVVAFGGDDSVATDDPTPTESVSASETEPSEEDATPSESETDTVKEGTNGLVIPTESETPTETASPSETATATEIPVEETVEPAPVPQAPPPAPAPPPPAPAPPPPAPAPPPPPPPPPPPPPPPPPPPPPPPPPPPPPPPPPPTSSAD, from the coding sequence ATGACCGACATCCCGTACTCGCCTGACGAGCCGGACCCGGACTGGGTCCGCTTCGCCATGCCGGACGACTTCGTCGACGCCGTGCGGGTCGGCCGGGGTGGCTTCGGCTACGTCTTCAGGGCACGTGAGCTGTCGCTGTCACGCGTCGTGGCGATCAAGGTCCTGAACCAGCCGAGCTCGACGGAGAAGGCCGACCAGAAGTTCACCCGTGAGCTGCAGGCCATGGGCACGCTCGCCGGCCACCCCCACATCATCACCGTCTACACGTGGGGCAAGACCTCGGGCGGCTACCCCTACATCGTCATGGCCTACATGCCGGGCGGGTCGCTGAAGGACCTCGTCGACAACCAGGGCGTCATGGCGTGGCCCGACGCGTTCGCCGCGGGCATCAAGGTCGCCGGTGCGCTGGAGACCGCCCATCGGGCCGGCATCCTGCACCGCGACATCAAGCCCGAGAACATCCTGCTCAACGGCTTCGGCGAACCGTCCCTGGGTGACTTCGGCATCGCTCGCATCACCGGCGGCACCGAGACCGCCACCGGGTCGATCACGGGGTCGTTGTCCCATGTGGCCCCCGAGGTGCTGGAGGGCAACCGTCCCACCGCCTCCGCCGACGTCTACTCCATGGCCTCCACCCTGTACGCGCTCGTGCAGGGGCGGCCCGCCTTCGCCAGCGAGGGCGACGAGACCCTGACGCCGATGCTGGCCCGCATCCTGCTGAACCCGATGCCGCCGGTGACCGCCCAGGAGGTCCCCCCGGACGTCGTGGCGCTCATCGACCAGGGCCTGGCCAAGAAGCCGGAGGACCGGTACCCGTCGGTCGAGGCCTTCGGCAACGCCATGGCCGACGTCCTGTCCGCGCACGGCATGAGTGCCCCCGGGATGCTCATCAGGGGCGACGCCGATGACGAGGTGTCCGCCTCGGGCGCGAAGACCGGCGAGTTCACCGCCCCGGGCGTCCGGGTCGGCGACCTGCCGACCGTCGACCGGCAGCCCCCGGTCCAGGCCAGCGGGTCCACGACCGGTGAGGGGCTGGTGGTCGGTGCAGCCGCAGCAGCGGCGGGGGCGCCTCCCACCCATCGCGTCAGCGAGTCGATCCTGCCGCCGACCGCTCCGCCTGTCCCGCCGGCCGACGACTCCTCCCGGCGGGGGCTGTTCATCGGCATCGCCGCCGTCCTTGCCGCCGCCGTGATCGGCATCGTCGGCGTGGTCGCGTTCGGTGGGGACGATTCGGTGGCCACCGATGACCCGACGCCCACCGAGTCGGTCAGCGCCAGCGAGACCGAACCCTCCGAGGAGGATGCGACGCCGTCGGAGTCCGAGACGGACACGGTCAAGGAGGGGACCAACGGCCTGGTCATCCCCACGGAGTCGGAGACCCCGACGGAGACGGCCAGCCCGAGCGAGACCGCGACGGCCACCGAGATCCCGGTCGAGGAGACCGTCGAACCCGCCCCCGTGCCGCAGGCCCCGCCGCCTGCACCGGCCCCGCCGCCGCCGGCTCCCGCGCCGCCACCTCCGGCTCCGGCCCCACCGCCACCGCCTCCGCCACCACCTCCACCTCCACCGCCACCACCGCCACCTCCACCGCCACCGCCACCACCGCCACCGCCACCGCCACCACCACCTCCGACGTCGTCGGCTGACTGA